Proteins encoded in a region of the Zea mays cultivar B73 chromosome 4, Zm-B73-REFERENCE-NAM-5.0, whole genome shotgun sequence genome:
- the LOC100381660 gene encoding F-box protein FBX14, with the protein MSTPHSSSTSSVPPHRASPPQIPQSLTLAPTASSASPSSSSASGMRDAAEDDSDSPPSQMSEDDPGGGGGDRWEPDLRGGNGGGGGGGRWAPPDQVLENVLETVLEFLTAARDRNAASLVCRSWYRAEAQTRRELFIGNCYAVSPRRAVERFGGLRAVVLKGKPRFADFSLVPYGWGAYVSPWVAALGPAYPRLQRICLKRMAVSDDDLALVASSFPFLRDLSLVCCDGFSTLGLAVIAERCRHLRVLDLIEDYVEDDDEELVDWISKFPESNTSLESLVFDCVSCPFNFEALEALVARSPALRRLRVNHHVSVEQLRRLMARAPQLTHFGTGAFRSEGAPGGGLAVTELATSFAASRSLVCLSGFREVDPEYLPAIYPVCANLTSLNFSFASLTAAELKPAIRNCTNLRTFWVLDTVGDEGLRAVADACSDLRELRVFPLDASEDSEGSVSDVGLQAISEGCRKLESILYFCQRMTNAAVIDMSKNCPELVVFRLCIMGRHRPDRDTGEPMDEGFGAIVMNCKKLTRLSVSGLLTDKAFAYIGKHGKLIKTLSVAFAGNSDMALQYVFEGCTKLQKLEVRDSPFSDRGLLSGLDYLYNMRFLWMNSCRLTMRGCRGVAQQMQNLVVEVIKDHSEDEGEAETVDKLYLYRSLAGPRNDAPPFVTLL; encoded by the exons ATGAGCACTCCCCACTCgtcctccacctcctccgtcCCACCACACCGCGCCTCCCCTCCCCAGATCCCCCAATCCCTAACCCTAGCACCCACGGCGTCCTCCGCCtcgccctcctcctcctccgcgtCCGGTATGCGGGACGCGGCGGAGGACGACTCCGACTCGCCGCCGTCGCAGATGTCGGAGGACGACCCCGGCGGAGGGGGCGGGGACCGGTGGGAGCCGGATCTgcggggcggcaacggcggcggcggcggcggcgggaggtGGGCTCCGCCGGACCAGGTGCTGGAGAACGTGCTCGAGACCGTGCTCGAGTTCCTCACCGCCGCGCGGGACCGCAACGCCGCCTCGCTCGTCTGCCGctcctggtaccgcgccgaggcgCAGACGCGCCGCGAGCTCTTCATCGGCAACTGCTACGCCGTCTCGCCGCGCCGCGCCGTCGAGCGCTTCGGCGGCCTGCGCGCCGTCGTGCTCAAGGGCAAGCCCCGCTTCGCGGACTTCAGCCTCGTGCCCTACGGCTGGGGCGCCTACGTCTCCCCCTGGGTGGCCGCGCTCGGCCCCGCCTACCCGCGGCTCCAGCGCATCTGCCTCAAGCGGATGGCCGTATCCGACGACGACCTCGCGCTCGTCGCCAGCTCCTTCCCCTTCCTCAGGGACCTCTCGCTCGTGTGCTGCGATGGCTTCAGCACGCTCGGTCTCGCCGTCATCGCCGAGCGCTGCCG GCATCTTCGTGTGCTGGATCTGATCGAAGATTACGTAGAGGACGACGATGAGGAGCTGGTGGATTGGATCTCCAAGTTCCCAGAGTCCAACACCTCTCTGGAGTCGCTTGTCTTCGATTGTGTCAGCTGCCCGTTCAACTTTGAGGCCCTGGAGGCACTTGTTGCACGCTCACCGGCTTTGCGACGGCTGCGTGTGAACCACCATGTTTCAGTAGAGCAGCTGCGTCGTCTCATGGCAAGAGCACCCCAGCTTACGCACTTTGGAACTGGTGCATTCCGATCTGAGGGTGCCCCTGGTGGGGGGTTGGCTGTGACTGAGCTCGCTACATCTTTTGCTGCATCCAGGTCTCTGGTTTGTCTATCAGGTTTCCGGGAGGTTGACCCAGAATACCTCCCGGCGATCTACCCTGTCTGTGCCAACCTCACGTCACTAAACTTCAGCTTTGCAAGCCTAACCGCTGCGGAACTGAAGCCAGCTATTCGCAACTGCACGAATCTTCGCACTTTCTGG GTCCTTGATACTGTGGGTGATGAAGGCCTTCGTGCTGTGGCTGATGCATGCTCTGATCTCCGTGAGCTGAGAGTTTTTCCTTTGGATGCCTCTGAAGATTCCGAGGGTTCGGTCTCAGACGTTGGTCTTCAGGCAATCTCAGAAGGCTGCCGGAAGCTGGAATCAATCCTCTACTTTTGCCAGAGGATGACAAATGCAGCAGTAATTGATATGTCGAAGAACTGTCCTGAGCTCGTAGTGTTCCGCCTCTGCATTATGGGCCGCCACCGACCCGATCGGGACACTGGGGAGCCCATGGACGAAGGTTTCGGTGCAATCGTGATGAACTGCAAGAAACTCACCAGGCTTTCGGTCTCCGGCCTGCTCACCGATAAGGCCTTTGCGTACATCGGAAAACACGGGAAGCTAATAAAGACCCTCTCCGTCGCCTTCGCTGGGAACAGTGACATGGCCCTCCAGTATGTATTCGAGGGGTGCACCAAGCTGCAGAAGCTTGAGGTCAGAGATAGCCCTTTCAGTGACAGGGGTTTGCTCTCAGGACTGGACTACTTGTACAACATGAGGTTCTTGTGGATGAACTCGTGCAGGCTGACGATGAGGGGCTGTAGAGGTGTAGCTCAGCAGATGCAGAATCTGGTGGTCGAAGTAATCAAGGACCACTCCGAAGATGAAGGGGAGGCTGAGACCGTTGACAAGCTGTACTTGTATCGGTCACTGGCAGGGCCAAGGAATGATGCTCCGCCGTTCGTCACCCTCTTGTAG